One window from the genome of Malus domestica chromosome 01, GDT2T_hap1 encodes:
- the LOC103413921 gene encoding protein NETWORKED 4A-like, with protein MVDMERTELKESDSTGLDNGITPDRSTSMWLVENLEEMDQRIKQMVKLIKEDGDSLPKNDEAFYQKKPELVEEFHRMYRSLAGCYEHLTKEEHKGLGDSEYGFDQGSPLLTPDAKHGLHKSGHQVVGLGISPSSDGSSPALSLKNGSESSSSSSLGSESESLNSPVSNYLVPPPNDDFDSQGWQQKITELETELSSVREKLQMREADLKMEKMRVFELQNQTVELESLASDRENEIRRLLGDLEVTKERRKGLDKEIVKLKDEHAHRISEGAHQMQGLEAQLDLERKHVSELEERIVRYNGDILGLDLEVMQLKSALHDAQEQFSLEKANLQADISSFSEKQVLLDTRVEELSFKSKSLDDEIRQCEADKMEMERLHVVREMALQDEISRLKVEVADRNGHVEAVNKDFDRFKLKYDMLMAEKDELNARAQTLMANVSSRDNQIQEMAGHLSLLRTEHEGLIFGSECAHRLVDELKSRVEELQQEVNRQSVVISDGAEEKREVIRQLCFSLEHYRSGYQELRQAFTGHRRRVVAAA; from the exons ATGGTTGATATGGAGAGAACAGAACTGAAGGAGTCAGATTCAACTGGACTGGACAATGGTATCACCCCAGATCGTTCTACTTCTATGTGGCTGGTAGAAAATCTTGAAG AGATGGACCAGAGGATTAAGCAAATGGTGAAGCTGATCAAAGAAGATGGCGATTCTTTGCCAAAAAATGACGAAGCGTTTTATCAGAAGAAGCCAGAATTGGTTGAGGAATTTCACAGAATGTATCGGTCGCTGGCTGGATGCTACGAACACTTGACCAAAGAAGAACATAAGGGGTTGGGAGATTCTGAATATGGTTTCGACCAAGGCTCTCCTCTGTTGACTCCTGATGCTAAACATGGTCTGCACAAATCCGGCCATCAAGTTGTTGGGTTAGGTATATCACCAAGCTCAGATGGTTCTAGTCCAGCTCTTTCTTTAAAGAATGGCAGCGAATCATCTTCCTCGTCATCATTGGGATCCGAGTCAGAATCTCTTAACTCCCCCGTCAGCAATTACTTGGTTCCACCTCCGAACGATGATTTTGACAGCCAGGGATGGCAGCAGAAGATTACTGAGCTTGAAACCGAACTTTCTAGCGTGAGAGAGAAGCTCCAAATGAGGGAGGCTGATcttaaaatggagaaaatgcgGGTGTTTGAGCTGCAAAATCAgacagttgagttggagagtctGGCATCAGACAGAGAAAATGAAATTAGGAGATTGTTGGGAGACTTGGAAGTGACTAAGGAAAGGCGTAAGGGGTTGGACAAAGAGATTGTAAAGTTGAAGGATGAACATGCCCATAGAATTTCCGAAGGTGCTCATCAAATGCAAGGTCTGGAAGCCCAACTTGACTTGGAGAGAAAGCATGTTTCGGAGCTGGAGGAGAGGATAGTGAGGTACAATGGTGATATACTCGGCCTTGATCTTGAGGTAATGCAACTGAAGAGTGCATTGCATGATGCACAGGAACAATTCTCtcttgagaaagcaaacctgcAGGCTGACATTTCAAGTTTTTCAGAGAAACAAGTCCTTTTGGACACAAGAGTCGAAGAATTGAGCTTCAAAAGCAAGAGTTTGGACGACGAAATAAGGCAATGTGAAGCGGATAAGATGGAAATGGAAAGGCTGCACGTTGTCCGCGAGATGGCATTGCAAGATGAAATAAGCCGCCTGAAAGTAGAAGTTGCTGACAGAAATGGACATGTGGAAGCTGTAAATAAAGACTTCGACAGGTTTAAACTGAAATATGATATGCTGATGGCGGAGAAAGATGAGCTCAATGCTAGGGCTCAAACGCTTATGGCGAATGTGAGTTCCCGCGACAATCAGATTCAGGAAATGGCGGGACATCTTAGTCTGTTACGAACAGAACACGAGGGTCTGATATTTGGATCCGAATGTGCACATAGACTAGTAGATGAGTTGAAATCGAGAGTGGAGGAGTTGCAGCAAGAGGTGAATAGGCAGAGTGTTGTGATCTCGGATGGGGCTGAGGAGAAAAGAGAGGTGATCCGGCAGCTTTGCTTCTCGCTGGAGCACTACAGGAGCGGATACCAAGAGCTTCGTCAAGCATTTACCGGGCACAGGAGACGGGTGGTTGCAGCTGCGTAA
- the LOC103438733 gene encoding thioredoxin H-type-like codes for MGICCSMCSGHNIDEVHQEGHHLAGRNVHLIKTMESWEEKLSEAIKDGKIVVANFSASWCRPCIMIAPAYCELADKYPSIIFLTLDVDVLAELSTSWDIKATPTFVFLKDGRQVDKLVGGNKPELQKKTAAVVAQLATQSPRLLL; via the exons ATGGGAATTTGCTGCTCTATG TGTTCCGGACACAATATCGATGAGGTTCATCAAGAGGGTCATCATCTTGCCGGCAGAAATGTGCACCTCATAAAGACCATGGAAAGTTGGGAGGAAAAGTTATCAGAAGCAATCAAGGATGGAAAAATT GTTGTTGCAAATTTCAGTGCATCATGGTGTAGGCCCTGTATTATGATTGCACCAGCCTACTGTGAGCTTGCAGATAAATATCCTTCTATCATATTTCTAACCTTGGATGTTGACGTTCTCGCT GAGTTGAGTACTTCATGGGATATAAAGGCCACTCCGACATTCGTTTTTCTTAAAGATGGAAGACAAGTGGACAAACTCGTCGGAGGAAACAAGCCAGAGCTCCAGAAGAAGACAGCAGCCGTCGTGGCTCAATTAGCAACCCAGTCTCCAAGATTACTCTTGTGA
- the LOC103450773 gene encoding methylesterase 17-like, whose protein sequence is MVEDKATEETMVDEEKEISSEPLKATTHFVLVHGISHGAWCWYKIRCLMESSGFKVSCVDLKSAGLDQSDANSVLSFDDYNKPLLDLLSALPENEKVILVGHSAGGLNVTQATLKFPKKILLAVYVAATMLKLGFSSDQDFKDGVPDLSEFGDVYELGFGLGSDKPPTSAIVKKEFQRKISYQLSPQEDSTLAAMLLRPGPLLAITSARFAEDSIVDKVPRVYFRTLHDHVINPGQQEAMVKRWPPSEVYVLDSDHSPMFSTPFLLFGFLVKAAASFGGLK, encoded by the exons ATGGTAGAGGATAAGGCTACGGAAGAAACCATGGTAGATGAGGAGAAGGAAATATCATCAGAACCCTTGAAGGCTACTACTCACTTTGTGCTGGTCCATGGCATAAGTCACGGGGCATGGTGTTGGTACAAAATCCGGTGTCTCATGGAGAGTTCTGGCTTCAAAGTTTCGTGTGTCGATCTGAAGAGCGCCGGCCTCGATCAATCCGATGCAAATTCAGTCCTTTCTTTTGATGATTACAACAAGCCACTCCTGGACTTGCTGTCTGCCCTCCCTGAGAATGAAAAG GTAATTCTGGTGGGACACAGTGCTGGAGGGCTGAATGTAACTCAGGCCACTCTCAAGTTCCCAAAGAAAATTCTCTTAGCAGTCTATGTTGCAGCGACAATGCTCAAACTTGGGTTCTCCAGTGATCAAGATTTTAAAGat GGGGTGCCAGATTTATCTGAGTTTGGTGATGTGTATGAGTTAGGGTTTGGATTGGGATCTGATAAACCTCCAACAAGCGCCATTGTCAAGAAAGAATTCCAACGCAAAATCTCATACCAATTGAGTCCTCAAGAG GATTCGACGCTAGCTGCTATGCTTTTGAGGCCAGGACCGCTCTTGGCAATAACGTCAGCCCGTTTCGCAGAGGACAGCATCGTTGACAAAGTGCCGCGAGTTTACTTTAGAACGCTGCATGACCATGTCATAAACCCAGGGCAACAAGAAGCTATGGTAAAGAGGTGGCCACCGTCGGAGGTCTATGTTTTGGATAGTGATCACAGCCCCATGTTCTCCACCCCATTTTTGCTGTTTGGCTTCCTTGTAAAAGCAGCGGCTTCTTTTGGTGGACTTAAATAG